DNA sequence from the Rhizobium sp. ARZ01 genome:
CGTTCTCGATCTGGAGAACCAGGTCAACAACAAGGGGCTGGCGCTCGGCCTGACCATCCGCAACGTCGAGATCATCGAAGGCAGCTACCGCGATGACGAAATTCGCGGCGATGCGAACGGCAACAATCTCAGTGGCCTCGAATCCGACGATGTCCTCGACGGTCGTGCTGGCGCGGACCGGCTGAACGGCGGTGCGGGCGACGACTGGCTGACCGGCGGTGCCGGCAATGATGTCTTCGTCTTTGACGAAGACGGGCTCGATGGCGAGGGCGATGTCATCACCGATTTCGTGCGCGGCCAGGACAAGCTTGCCATTGAGCGCGCCGGTTTCGAGATCGCGACCCGAGACACCAAGGTGACGCTGGTGACCGGGACGGACCCTGTCGCCTCGAGCGGGAAGGGCACATTCCTGTTCGAAACGGACAATGGTCGCCTTTGGTTCGACGCCGACGGATCAGGTGACAACGCCGACATTCAACTGGTCGCAATCCTGGAGAACGTCCGGACGCTCTCGACCAACGACTTCATGTTGTTTTGATGGTTCTTCGATCCTCCTGAACAAAACTTAGGGCGGGGGATCCGCGATTATTGGACGTCTCCTTTGTCGCTGATCGCCTGTCTGATGAAGACGAAGAGTACCGGGAATTAAGAGAAGCCATTAAGGCGTCTGGTCAGACGACACCTGTCCTTGTCCGACCCAACTCAGTGGATAGCTATCGCTACATGGTCGTCTTTGGCCATCGGCATTTGAAGGTGGCGCAAGAGCTCGGCACGGCCCCCAAACGGTGAACCGTGGAAGCCTCTCTCGTATCCTTGGCAAGATCAAAAGCCGCTCGGCGAACCAATCCCCGCAAGTTATCCCCATCGGCCCGTTCCATGGTCCGCGTGGGGGGACTTGATCTGCCTTCATGTTGAGTGCAGCAATGCAACCTAAGGCTGATCGAAAAGAATCCAAAGCCAGGGGAACGAATTCACATGGAATCAAATAAAACCCGCGGGTCCGGACCGCAGACGGTCTATGGCAAGATCCGCCAGGAAATCCTCACGATGGCGCTGAAGCCCGGCAGCGCTCTGGATGAGGTTAGCCTCTCCGATCGCTTCGGAATGTCGCGCACACCGGTTCGCGAGGCGCTGTTGCGGCTCGCGGCGGACGGGCTGGTGACGACTTTGCCGAACCGCAACACGGTGGTTGCGGCCATCGATTTTGCGGCTCTTCCGGCCTATTTCGATGCCTTGACGTTGATGTACCGTGCGACGACACGCGCCGGCGCGATGCGCAGGGATCCGGATGCCATCGCAAAAATCCGCAAGCACCAGCGCGACTTCACCAACGCCGTGGAAAAGCAGGACGCGTTCGCGATGATAGAGGCAAATCGCGACTTCCATGTCGCAATCGCCGAACTTGGCGGCAACCCCTACTACACGGCCTTCTTTGCACGCCTGCTGGATGAAGGCCGGCGTATCCTTCGCCTGTACTATTCGTCATTCGATGACCGCCTGCCGCGCCAATATGTCGACGAGCACGAAGAGATCATCACCGCGATCGAGGCCGGAGACATAGACCTGTGCGACCGGCTGGCGGCAGAGCACGCCTCCCAGATCGTCCGCCAGATACAGGACTACATCGCGCGCGACTTGCAGCGCCCGATCGATTTCGCGGCAGCATAGTCACCGGCAAAAGAAGTGCGGTCGAGATCGCAGTTAGGATCTGCGATCTCCGCCGGCTGTCTGTGT
Encoded proteins:
- a CDS encoding GntR family transcriptional regulator, with product MESNKTRGSGPQTVYGKIRQEILTMALKPGSALDEVSLSDRFGMSRTPVREALLRLAADGLVTTLPNRNTVVAAIDFAALPAYFDALTLMYRATTRAGAMRRDPDAIAKIRKHQRDFTNAVEKQDAFAMIEANRDFHVAIAELGGNPYYTAFFARLLDEGRRILRLYYSSFDDRLPRQYVDEHEEIITAIEAGDIDLCDRLAAEHASQIVRQIQDYIARDLQRPIDFAAA